The following DNA comes from bacterium.
CTGGCATGATAATCACTCCTTTCAGACCTTTTTTGATACCTCTTCTCTGGTACCAAGGATATTTTACCATGTCCGAACCTCTTTTTGTTTTCTATGTGGTCGCGTATTTATGGCGATCTGTACTTAGGGGCGCACAGCCGTAGCCCCCTGCTGCAATTAAATTTCTGGAAATCTATAGCAGTGTGAGACAGGTAAGATCACTTCAGAGAAGGGAGGGAATGACCTTCTCGTGAGACATATATAATAGCCTGACCGTTATCTACATCATCAACATGAATAAACAATTCACCATTCCAGGGGATAATATCCTGCAATTTACCCAGTTCTTCTTCTTTATTAAGATCAACATTGAATTCTAGATCAACGCGGCAAAAAGTACTATGACAATCGAGATTGACTACTTTGAAATCTTTATTACTATCTCTTTCCTTTTTAGATAATTCTTTTTCCGCCCAATCCGACCATTCAGAATCGACCGGTTCGGCTTGAAGCTTCTCTTCCATCATGTCAATAATGGCTTGGGTTTCTGCCGCAACCTTTGCATCTTCCTGTTCAGGAGTCAGGACAACGTCGTCCTTATCCTCGTCAGATTTATTAACTGCTGCCGATTGTTGCTGGTTCGCCTTAAGATCGGATACTACTGATTCGAGTGCTTCCAATTTTTTCGAAAGATCCGATTGGGTTTGCTGCAGGTTACTCGTTTCCGTGAACTGTTTGTCGATAGCTTGCCTGCCGGAGGGTATCGTCGATTGAGAGCTTTCGGATTCTTCGTGTACCGTTAACGGTGATTTCGCTATTTCCGGGGTTGTTACTTGTGGGGTTGTGATTTGCTCCGGGATAACAATATGTTTTTCCCTCGTTGCCACGAATATCAGGATAGCGATTACAGCTAAGGAACAACCCAATCCCAGTTTGAATTTTAAAAAATTGACTTTTTTCAAAAATTTCTCTATCATTCAGGCATTAATCCTTAAATTATTTAGGTTGATAAGTCCTTGGAGTTACCCATGATCCGGGCATGGTTTCGTGAGACTTTATATTTCTTTAGATTTACGCCCTTTTGGTATGCACAGTGAAATATAGATACCCCGGCAGAGAATGCCGGGGATACTATACTTGCAGCTTTTAATCCTTGCAACTTTCAATCATATTCATTCACCTGATAGGTACATATTCCTGATCGATTATTGCTATAGACTGGTGGAATAGTAATACTATAGTAATAATGGGCATAAGTGCCGCCAGCTAGATCGGTGCCGATGGATAGCTGTTGAGGATTGCAGCTAGATCCCGTAGTTCTTCTCTCGGAAGAGCAATTCACAGTCCAAGAACAACCAGTACTATTCCGGTAAACGCTGCAGAGCCGAGCTGTAATGTCTTGACTATAATGCTGATCCACGGCTCTCACCCACCCGCTGTCTATGGAAGAAGAATCTTTTATACAGGGACAGTCCACTCTGAGTGAGGATGTTGAACTGGGATTCCATATTCCACTGTAACTCAACGCAGGTGCAGGTTGGGATTCGTTCCAGGGCACACACATCGAACCAGGATAATTCTTAGCATCATTTGCGGATGTTAATGACGGCATGGCAGCGCATAATAATACGAACAGTATTGCTAACATCAATGATTTTTGTTTCATTATATTGTCCTCCATGTAATTTTTAATGCCTACGAAAAATAGAAATATTTTTCTTAATTCTCAAATCTATAATAGATTCACTTCATCACCCTAAGTCTTATATATCCATCCTATCCCCCCTTTTAGTGACCGTTAGATGTTAATGTTAAAGCCAGGTCTCATCGTTTTAACCTGACCTTACACTTCCACTCCCCTTTGGGAACTCTGTTCTGTAATATCTTTATAAGCAAAAAATATGCCATTTTTATTATGAACATATATTTATATAATATATTATTTATATTTATTAGATATATATTGTTAAAATTAAATCTAATAATAAAATTGAATATTACTTATTTACATCAAGCCGAAAAATGTGAAAAATATGTAACAGTTATTGAAAAATTTTTCACACCATCTCCACCATCTCCCGCCGCTTTTTCTTGTTCCTGCCGCTTTTTCTTCCTATGGCACCACATACTTTCGGAGTAACTGACGCTGCAGTGGAGAGAGGATGAAAAAGTAACATACTGGTATAAACAGCACAATCGAGAGACCAGCCGTTACTAAAATGTTTATGTAGCTCGGCATGAGGTAGCTCCTTACAAAAAGCCAATATCCCCCAATAGGTATGATAGTCTTGATCGCTGTTACCAATAACGTATCAACAAAATATTCTTTCCACTTCAGGTCGATTACCCGGCAAACGTAGAGAGGTTGAAAGACCAACTTGGCAACTGCCAAGGGAATGAGTGTGCCCAGCGCAACACCATAAATTCCATAATATCTGACAAGTACAAGGCTTAATACGAGATTGACAATACCTTCACAACTGCTCAAAATTGCAAAGTAGCGATGTTTTGATATGCCGTAGAGCAATCCGACGCTTGGACTTTGAGCAAGAGCCAAGGCCATGGGAATACATAAAATGAGCAAAACAGAGTAGCTGTCATAGTAGCCTGCCCCCATCCATCGTTCGATAAAGACTCTCCCATACATAATCAGGCTGGTTCCCATAAAAACAGCCAAAATTACCCCCGCTTTTGAGGCCTCTAAAAATGCCTTTCTCATGGTCTGCATATCACCTTTACCCTCATACTGGCTGAAAACAGGGGCCATCATTCCAAGCGCACTTACCATAAATTGATAAAACAGGTCTATCAGCTTGGTAGCGATAAAATAGTGGGTCACGAGATTAACGCTCAAGAATCCGGCAATCACGAACTCATCGACCCTGAACCTCAGCAGGTCCGCAAGTTCCTGAATAAAGCTGAACATGCTGTATTGAAATAGGTCCTTGATTTTTCTCATGCTGACCAGGCCCAGGCTGAGCCTGAGCTGCCGGAATTCTCTTACCAACAGCCATAAATAGGCTATATCACCGATCAGTCCAACGATAAAAGTAATAACCGCCAGGGCCAAAATACCATTCCCGGCCTTGATGAAGTATACGATAAGGACAGTTCGCACCAGAAGTTTCAGAAGGTCCACACCGGCCAGCAGGTCATATCGCAGTTTCGAATGCAGAACACCCAGAAAACTCCGGGCTGGAAATCCTAAACCCAAACTGAGGCCTAAAATCGGAATAACTTTCCTGAATAAGACAATTTCACCCGGATCTTTCAGAAACCATGGACACAGCATAGCGAGCAGGAAAGATATTCCTAAAGCCACAATCCCGATCAGGCTGAACAGGGCAAGAGAGGTATTGAAAATGTAATTTATTTCCTCAAAATCATTCTGCCCATAAGCTCTCGATACGAATCTTGATACAGCGGAAGACAGCCCAAGATCAAGGACACCGTAATATCCCATGAATCTCCCGATCAGCACCCAGAAACCATGCTGCCTGTCCCCAAGGGCATGGACCAGAAAGGGCACCAGGAAAAATGAGACTCCAATGGTGCAAAAAAGCAGAGTTATCCTGACCAGGGAGCCGGAAATCAATTTTCTCACTATTGTTTTTGAATCCATGGAAATAGCAAAAGTTTTCTTGCCGGTTTTCGGTTACCTGCCGCTCAAATCTCGTGCTGCTTTTGGTAATAGTCACCATACCGATAGTAGCTGTAGTAGTAATAGCCATCTTTCTTTAAATCCAGCCGGTTCAGGACCGCACCAAAGATCCTGGCATCGATGCTGTCCAACTGCTGTTTGGCTTTCATAGCCACATTGCGGTTAACGCGGCCCACGAATACCACCATGATTACCCCATCGGCTAACGAAGCCAGGATGGAAGCGTCAGTTACCGAATTAATGGGGGGGGAATCCATGATAACATAGTCAAACCTTCCCTTGAGGATATGCATTAATGCTTTCATGCGCCTTGAACTCAGAAGCTCGGAAGGGTTTGAGGGCAGCGGACCTGAAGTCAATATCTTCATGTTCTCCAGGGGGCCGTTCTGAATAATGGAGAATATGCTTCTTTCCAGAAAGGGAATAGCCTGATTATCGACGATCTCATGCCACGAAGGAAAACTTTCGTCCAGGTAATTATGAGAACCCTGACCACTGTTTCCCCTTGGATACCCGTCTTTAAAGATAAAATATCCTTTTTCCAGGGTAAATATTCTTTTCATGACCGATGAGAAGTGAAGTGTCAGCGGACCTTTTATATCCTCAGCGGTTATCAGATTCATATTCAGGAGAATAGATCCGAGTTTCTCCTGGTAATGATCCTGCTGCTGCAAGGCCTTTCTCCTCTGCTCTTCGCTGATCCTGCGGCTGGCCACCAGGATAGCCCCTAACCTTTCCTCCTCCGGACGATCTTTCCATTGGGCTTCGATGAGCTCTCCTCCCTTGAAGGAAAGCTGGAAATTTTCCGAATGACCTGATACGATGCTCAATATCCCGCTTCTTCCCTGGATATTGACCAGATTGATAATATCAGCGAGGCTGTATTCCTCCAATGTCCCTTCATGAAGACTGGTGTTGAAAGAATCAACCAGGATATTGGTTAAGCCTTTGCTGTTCCGGTCCAGCCTAAATTTTTTATGCACTGAAGGTACCCGCAGGTCAGTATCGACCAGAAGGACCCGTGCACCTGCCTGAGACAGGGCAAGTGCCAGGTTGGCAGCCGTAGTTGATTTTCCTTCCTGAGGGATACTGCTGGTAATCAGGATAACCTTGCTCGGATTCTCACTATTTCCGGAATAGACGAGGTTGGTTCTCAGACTTCGGTAAGCTTCAGAAAAAGCCGAAGAGCAATGGCCGTCGGTGACAAAGGGGAATTCCCCCGGCTTCATTTTCCTTCGATTCGACCCCGCTCCCCTGCCAGTTTCAGTATTCTCAGGAATGATGCCTATCACGGGAAGCTGCAGGTAATACTGCACATCTTTTTCAGTCCTGATCTCCGTATCGACATGTTCCAGGAGAAATATCAAACCAAAGCCACCCATGAGCCCCAGAATAAAACAACCCAGAACAATAGTCAGTTTTTTCCGTGCACCCGAAGGGGATTCGGGTATCCGTGCAGGTTCGGTTATCCTGATATTACTTTTCTTCATGGTTTCATTTATTTTGGTTTCCTTGAACTTATTCAGCAGAACTTCATAGAGGGCCTTATTAGTTTCAACCTCGCGCTCAAGCATGGCGTAGGTAATCTCTACTTTATTGTCAGCCAGGGCTTCCTCTTCCAATTTGACCATGGCTGCCTGAAGGGTATCTTCCCGCGATTTGAGAACAGCATCCTGCAGGAGAAGACCTTGCAGGGACTTGTCCAGCGTACTGTTAAATTCCTTTTTGAGAATTTCAATCTTGCTGGTCGCATCCAGAACTTCCGGATGCTTGTCTTTATAATCGCGCTTCAGATTATCCAGGCGAATGCTCTCAACTGAAAGTTCTTTGCTCAAATCCATAAGGAGCGGATTATCGACGATATCCTTGCCCAGGATCCTGTCTTTTCTTCTATTGAGCAGAGTTTCCAGTTCCATGACTTTAGCCCTTATGCCCATCCTTTCCGTATGAGTTTTGATATAAGCGTCATTCAGTTCATGGACCTTTCCGGTGATAATATCCTGTCTTTCCTGAATGGAATAAATTTTGTTATTAGCTTTAAAATTGTAAAACTTTTTCTCGGCATCATCTATTTTTTGCTTCATCTCAGCGACCTGAACCGAGATCCAGTCGATAAACTCCTTGACCGACTTGTATCGTAAAGAGGTGTCATAATCGACATAGCTCCTGACGAGAGCGTTAGCTATGGCTGCTGCCCATGATGGACTTTCATCGCTTACCGTGATTGTAACCAGCCGGGTTTCCCGTATGGGCTTCACCTCGATTTTATCGGCCAGGGCTGACACCAGGGCAGCCATCTCACGGTCAGGTGCGGCCTGGATAAAATCCCGGGGGACGTCCTTATCCGCAAGGACCTTGCCCTCACAGCTTTCGCCTAATAAGCTCTTTATGCTCTGGATATTATCCCTGATAGCAGTCTTAAACTGCGAGAGAAAGCCATCCTTACCCATAAGTTCCTCCGCCTTTTTCTTCCGCTCCCGGTCTTGAAGTCCTAATCTGTTGATGACCTGTTCCAGGACCTGATAGCTGGTGATAATTTTCAGTTGGGTATTAAAGCTTAACTCTTCTGACAGGGCTGTCTCATAATAAAGATACTCCATGTTCTCTCCGGTTACCGGAGATCTGTTGACTTCCTTATCAATAATGATCTGACAATCAGCCTGATAGACAGGAACCATTGTCTGAACGAAGATAATTGCCGTCACAATGCTGATCAGGACACAGGCAATTAAAATCCATTTCCTCTTGCGGATGAGGTTCAGATAATCCAAAAGGTGAACTTCACTGGCTTGATCGATACCATTGAGAAGGTGTTCCTCAAGGTAATCATCTTTCGTTTGTTCCATATTCGGTTTGCCTTCCAAGAGAGAATTTCAGACTGAACCTGAGTAGTTACCCAGGATTACCAGAAAGATTCCGGTACATTCAACCTGTCGCCAGGTCTCAGCTTAAAGTCAGCAGCCTTGCCTCTTTTTATTTTATTGAGGTCTATCTTGTAAACTTTGTCTTCCCCATCGAGATTTCTGATTACCGTGGCCTTGTGAGGGGCTGCACGATCGGAGAAACCTCCGGCTATTATGCACAGGCTCAGGGCTGTCAAACCGTTTTGATATTCGTATGATCCGGGTTTTGCGAGACAGCCGGTAATATAAACCCGCTGTTCATTGATGTCAGAATCTTTCTGCGCCTCCACGATAATCAGGTCTCCTGAGGTTACCAGAAAGTCTTTGATAAGGTTGCCGTTTTTCGTAAGTTGATCAATATCTATGATAATTGAATCTTTTTTATCGAGTGTTCCGGGAATATCAATCCGGGCATCGTGCAGGGAATCAAGAGCATTATGAAAAAGCGCCACTCTCCTGCCAGCCTCTTCCGTTAATCCGCCAGCCTGAGCAATAATTTCAAGAAGCGTTGTTCTTCCTGTGAGCACATAAGCCCCCGGTGATTGAACCTCTCCCCAGACGATAACCTTCTGACTGTTATACTTTTCCATGCTTACATAAACCTTTGGATCGACCAAATAATCTTTGCCCAGCAAGTCCGTAATCTTCCGTTCTATCTCTTTAACTGTCAGGCCGGAAACCGGGACATCTCCTAACAGGGGAAAATTGATAATCCCATCGGGAGAGACAGGAAAGACTGCATCTATACCCGGTTTTCCCGCTACGCTGATCCTCAGGATATCCAGCGGGCCGACCTTGTAGGCGCTATCCATGGGTGAAGCATACAGGGTAGCTTGATGAAAATGGGTTAGATATATAAGGAATGATATGCAAAACGGCAGAATAATCTTTTTCATAGGCTTGGCTGTATCTATATTCTCATTTTAAAAGCTAAAGCTTCGCCCTCTCGATTTCAAGGATTTCTTCAAATCGATGAATAACTGCTTTCCCTCATACCAGGAGCATACCGTTGTCTGCTGAAAGAATTAATGATTAGGCGGGCTATAAATTTAAGACACTCACAGAGGCATACAGAGTAAGAGCCGTGACAGGTTAAACCATCGGCCTTTCCATCCCTCTCCAACCACCGGGATAAACCCTTGGCCAGATGTGACCGTTATTACCCGGGTTTCTTCACGATGCCTCAGAAGGACTCTCCTTTTAACCCTCTTTCAACTTCTTACTCCTGCTCTCTGTTGACAATAATTTTTTCACAAGCAATAAAACCGCTTTTTTAATTCTTTAATATGCTTGCAAGACTAATGCCAGCATAATATTATAATTATTGATCTATCTCATAGTTAATAATACTTTTTAATATATTTATATTTATTGTAGATATAACAGAAAATATAAAATATCGAACCTTAATCAGGAAACCGCCGGTCTTTTTTTTTATGTGCAAAATATTTACCTGGTATTAAATGCTTAAATAATCAATATAATATCAAGCTTATATGCAATTAATTTCATATTTAA
Coding sequences within:
- a CDS encoding oligosaccharide flippase family protein, translating into MDSKTIVRKLISGSLVRITLLFCTIGVSFFLVPFLVHALGDRQHGFWVLIGRFMGYYGVLDLGLSSAVSRFVSRAYGQNDFEEINYIFNTSLALFSLIGIVALGISFLLAMLCPWFLKDPGEIVLFRKVIPILGLSLGLGFPARSFLGVLHSKLRYDLLAGVDLLKLLVRTVLIVYFIKAGNGILALAVITFIVGLIGDIAYLWLLVREFRQLRLSLGLVSMRKIKDLFQYSMFSFIQELADLLRFRVDEFVIAGFLSVNLVTHYFIATKLIDLFYQFMVSALGMMAPVFSQYEGKGDMQTMRKAFLEASKAGVILAVFMGTSLIMYGRVFIERWMGAGYYDSYSVLLILCIPMALALAQSPSVGLLYGISKHRYFAILSSCEGIVNLVLSLVLVRYYGIYGVALGTLIPLAVAKLVFQPLYVCRVIDLKWKEYFVDTLLVTAIKTIIPIGGYWLFVRSYLMPSYINILVTAGLSIVLFIPVCYFFILSPLQRQLLRKYVVP
- a CDS encoding polysaccharide biosynthesis tyrosine autokinase, with the protein product MEQTKDDYLEEHLLNGIDQASEVHLLDYLNLIRKRKWILIACVLISIVTAIIFVQTMVPVYQADCQIIIDKEVNRSPVTGENMEYLYYETALSEELSFNTQLKIITSYQVLEQVINRLGLQDRERKKKAEELMGKDGFLSQFKTAIRDNIQSIKSLLGESCEGKVLADKDVPRDFIQAAPDREMAALVSALADKIEVKPIRETRLVTITVSDESPSWAAAIANALVRSYVDYDTSLRYKSVKEFIDWISVQVAEMKQKIDDAEKKFYNFKANNKIYSIQERQDIITGKVHELNDAYIKTHTERMGIRAKVMELETLLNRRKDRILGKDIVDNPLLMDLSKELSVESIRLDNLKRDYKDKHPEVLDATSKIEILKKEFNSTLDKSLQGLLLQDAVLKSREDTLQAAMVKLEEEALADNKVEITYAMLEREVETNKALYEVLLNKFKETKINETMKKSNIRITEPARIPESPSGARKKLTIVLGCFILGLMGGFGLIFLLEHVDTEIRTEKDVQYYLQLPVIGIIPENTETGRGAGSNRRKMKPGEFPFVTDGHCSSAFSEAYRSLRTNLVYSGNSENPSKVILITSSIPQEGKSTTAANLALALSQAGARVLLVDTDLRVPSVHKKFRLDRNSKGLTNILVDSFNTSLHEGTLEEYSLADIINLVNIQGRSGILSIVSGHSENFQLSFKGGELIEAQWKDRPEEERLGAILVASRRISEEQRRKALQQQDHYQEKLGSILLNMNLITAEDIKGPLTLHFSSVMKRIFTLEKGYFIFKDGYPRGNSGQGSHNYLDESFPSWHEIVDNQAIPFLERSIFSIIQNGPLENMKILTSGPLPSNPSELLSSRRMKALMHILKGRFDYVIMDSPPINSVTDASILASLADGVIMVVFVGRVNRNVAMKAKQQLDSIDARIFGAVLNRLDLKKDGYYYYSYYRYGDYYQKQHEI
- a CDS encoding polysaccharide biosynthesis/export family protein, with product MDSAYKVGPLDILRISVAGKPGIDAVFPVSPDGIINFPLLGDVPVSGLTVKEIERKITDLLGKDYLVDPKVYVSMEKYNSQKVIVWGEVQSPGAYVLTGRTTLLEIIAQAGGLTEEAGRRVALFHNALDSLHDARIDIPGTLDKKDSIIIDIDQLTKNGNLIKDFLVTSGDLIIVEAQKDSDINEQRVYITGCLAKPGSYEYQNGLTALSLCIIAGGFSDRAAPHKATVIRNLDGEDKVYKIDLNKIKRGKAADFKLRPGDRLNVPESFW